From the genome of Nitrosomonas sp., one region includes:
- a CDS encoding IS701 family transposase has translation MFQSERANMLRMGEVNEVDHQAMQHMLTSDAIDWNGFGEQIAIETDALLGGSAAVLIIDESAFAKKGESSAGVSRQWNGRLGKVDNCQVGVFASLCQNSMASLIDARLYLPQHWMSDSDRCKKAAIPEACQYYQSKCEIALSMIETAKQRGVRFGYVGIDGGYGKDPAFLRGVDKLGCTFVADVHCRQMVYLEDPKPGIPAWNSRGRQPKRLKAQSEAIRVDQWVSEQPDAVWRRIKLREGEKGMLEAEYLHAFVWVWDGSEKQAHRWHLLAKREVGASEISHYSLSNASLETPLQQLAQVQAQRFFIEHSFHEAKSECGMADYQVRRWDAWHHHMALVMLATLFLVKQKMLGRKQWPMLSFNDLVTALAHMLPKRQLTTEDLADVIHKRHRRRLSAKKSFARRKVAFG, from the coding sequence CTGTTTCAATCTGAACGAGCAAATATGTTACGCATGGGCGAAGTCAATGAAGTTGACCACCAGGCGATGCAACACATGCTGACATCAGACGCGATTGACTGGAATGGATTTGGCGAGCAGATTGCGATTGAGACGGATGCGTTGTTGGGTGGTTCTGCTGCTGTTTTGATTATCGATGAAAGCGCTTTTGCGAAGAAAGGCGAATCATCAGCAGGTGTTTCCCGACAATGGAATGGCCGTCTTGGTAAGGTAGACAATTGTCAGGTTGGTGTATTTGCCAGTTTGTGCCAAAACAGCATGGCCAGTTTGATTGATGCGCGCCTGTATTTGCCACAACATTGGATGAGCGATTCGGATCGTTGCAAGAAAGCAGCAATACCTGAGGCATGCCAGTATTATCAAAGCAAATGCGAGATTGCATTATCAATGATCGAAACAGCCAAACAACGCGGTGTGCGTTTTGGTTATGTCGGCATTGATGGCGGCTATGGCAAGGATCCTGCTTTCTTGCGTGGTGTTGATAAACTTGGCTGCACATTTGTCGCTGATGTTCACTGTCGGCAGATGGTTTATCTTGAAGACCCAAAACCGGGCATTCCTGCCTGGAATAGCCGTGGCAGGCAACCGAAACGCCTGAAAGCACAATCTGAGGCGATACGTGTTGATCAATGGGTATCAGAGCAGCCGGATGCAGTATGGCGGCGCATTAAACTGCGCGAAGGCGAGAAAGGTATGCTGGAAGCGGAATATCTTCATGCATTTGTATGGGTATGGGATGGCAGCGAGAAACAAGCGCATCGCTGGCACTTGCTGGCAAAGCGGGAGGTTGGCGCTAGCGAAATATCGCATTATAGCTTATCCAACGCGTCACTTGAAACACCGTTACAGCAACTGGCGCAAGTACAGGCGCAGCGTTTCTTCATTGAGCACAGCTTTCATGAAGCAAAAAGCGAATGTGGCATGGCTGATTATCAAGTGCGCCGGTGGGATGCATGGCATCATCACATGGCGCTAGTCATGCTGGCAACGCTATTCTTGGTCAAGCAAAAGATGCTTGGGCGCAAGCAATGGCCGATGTTATCCTTCAATGACCTGGTGACCGCATTAGCGCACATGCTGCCAAAAAGACAACTTACCACCGAGGATCTGGCAGATGTTATTCATAAGCGGCACCGGCGACGGCTCAGCGCTAAAAAGTCTTTTGCTAGGCGAAAAGTGGCTTTTGGGTAA
- the dapC gene encoding succinyldiaminopimelate transaminase, with protein MNSNLNHLQPYPFQKLRKLFDGVTRNTALDTIDLHIGEPKHATPDFIRQAVIDNLDGLANYPTTQGTLRLRQSIADWIMRRFQIPAINPDTEVIPVNGSREALFSFAQTVIDTSATEKPFVVCPNPFYQIYEGAALLAGALPQFINTTPENNFRLDFAQLSDDIWSRTQLVYVCTPNNPTGGVMTLDEWRKLFELSDRHGFVIAADECYSEIYFDENKPPLGALDAAQQLGRTGFPRLVVFNSLSKRSNVPGLRSGFVAGDAQILDKYLLYRTYHGCAMNPASQAASTAAWNDETHVKENRRMYLEKFSKVTAMLAETSSQQSTTVNMPDAGFYLWYKTPVSDTEFTRLLHRDYNVTVLPGSYLGREFQGINPGENYVRIALVATLAECIEAGNRIKSLLENLAYSH; from the coding sequence ATGAATTCAAACCTTAATCACCTGCAACCGTATCCGTTTCAGAAACTGCGTAAATTATTCGATGGCGTGACGCGCAACACCGCATTAGACACAATCGACTTGCATATCGGCGAACCCAAACATGCAACACCTGATTTTATACGACAGGCCGTTATTGACAATCTGGACGGGCTTGCCAATTATCCAACGACACAAGGCACACTGCGATTACGCCAGAGTATTGCAGACTGGATTATGCGCCGCTTTCAGATACCCGCAATCAATCCGGATACTGAAGTCATCCCCGTAAACGGCAGCCGTGAAGCACTTTTTTCCTTTGCGCAAACCGTAATTGACACATCTGCAACTGAAAAACCCTTTGTCGTCTGCCCCAATCCGTTTTATCAAATCTATGAAGGCGCAGCATTATTGGCCGGAGCCTTACCGCAGTTTATCAATACAACCCCGGAAAACAACTTCAGACTGGACTTTGCACAACTGTCGGACGATATCTGGTCGCGCACGCAGCTTGTTTACGTTTGCACCCCCAACAATCCGACGGGTGGCGTCATGACGCTGGATGAATGGCGCAAGCTGTTTGAATTGTCCGACCGGCATGGCTTTGTCATCGCTGCCGACGAATGCTATTCGGAAATTTATTTCGACGAGAACAAGCCGCCGCTTGGCGCACTTGATGCAGCACAACAGCTGGGACGCACAGGGTTTCCGCGACTTGTCGTTTTCAACAGTCTATCCAAACGCTCCAATGTGCCGGGTTTGCGCTCGGGATTTGTGGCCGGCGACGCACAGATCCTGGACAAGTATCTGTTATATCGCACTTATCATGGTTGCGCCATGAATCCGGCATCACAGGCAGCCAGCACTGCCGCCTGGAATGACGAAACGCATGTCAAGGAAAACCGCCGCATGTATCTGGAAAAATTCTCCAAAGTTACCGCCATGCTTGCTGAGACGTCATCACAACAATCCACCACTGTAAACATGCCGGATGCCGGTTTTTATCTTTGGTACAAAACGCCTGTCAGCGACACTGAATTCACCAGACTGCTGCATCGCGATTATAATGTTACCGTTTTACCGGGCAGTTATCTGGGCCGGGAATTTCAGGGCATCAATCCGGGCGAAAATTATGTACGTATTGCGCTTGTTGCAACATTGGCAGAATGTATCGAAGCGGGTAATCGGATAAAAAGCCTGTTGGAAAATCTGGCGTACTCGCATTAA
- the dapD gene encoding 2,3,4,5-tetrahydropyridine-2,6-dicarboxylate N-succinyltransferase yields the protein MKELQSTIEEAFDRRAEITPRNVGANLKESVAQVLNMLDSGKLRVAEKIDDNWVTHQWIKKAVLLSFRIEDNSFIKGGFSNYFDKVPSKFADYSSRDFRDGGFRVVPPAAVRKGAFIASNVVLMPSYVNIGAYVDEGTMVDTWATVGSCAQIGKNVHLSGGVGIGGVLEPVQANPTVIEDNCFIGARSEIVEGVIVGENSVISMGVYIGQSTKIYNRETGEVTYGRVPPGSVVVSGSLPSANKEYSLYCAVIVKQVDAKTRSKTGINELLRGI from the coding sequence ATGAAAGAATTACAGAGCACTATCGAAGAAGCATTTGACCGCCGCGCCGAAATCACGCCGCGCAATGTGGGCGCTAATCTCAAGGAATCCGTTGCACAGGTTTTAAACATGCTGGATAGTGGCAAACTTCGCGTTGCGGAGAAAATTGACGATAACTGGGTCACGCATCAGTGGATCAAGAAAGCTGTGCTGCTTTCCTTTCGCATTGAGGACAATAGCTTTATCAAAGGCGGATTTTCAAATTATTTTGACAAAGTCCCGTCAAAATTCGCCGATTACAGTTCACGCGATTTTCGTGATGGCGGCTTTCGCGTCGTTCCACCCGCCGCGGTGCGCAAGGGTGCGTTTATTGCCAGCAATGTTGTGCTCATGCCATCCTATGTCAATATCGGCGCTTACGTGGATGAAGGCACGATGGTCGACACCTGGGCAACTGTCGGTTCGTGCGCCCAAATTGGCAAGAATGTGCATTTGTCCGGCGGGGTAGGCATTGGAGGCGTACTCGAACCCGTACAGGCCAATCCCACTGTTATCGAAGATAATTGCTTTATCGGTGCGCGCTCTGAAATCGTCGAAGGCGTTATTGTTGGTGAAAATTCTGTGATTTCGATGGGTGTTTATATTGGCCAGAGCACCAAGATATATAACCGTGAAACTGGAGAAGTTACCTATGGACGCGTTCCACCTGGATCTGTCGTAGTATCCGGTAGCCTGCCGTCGGCTAACAAGGAATACAGCCTTTATTGCGCAGTAATAGTCAAACAGGTCGATGCAAAAACCCGTTCCAAGACCGGAATCAATGAATTACTGCGCGGCATTTGA
- a CDS encoding BON domain-containing protein has product MYYRYKLPILFMIIGLFLLAGCENYAERTHESWIQKPAGITYDDSFIHARISYAVHTDPDLQGSDVEVKVDDGNVLLTGTVANNNQITKINMISWMVDGVKDVDNQVVVR; this is encoded by the coding sequence ATGTATTATCGTTATAAACTACCAATACTTTTTATGATCATCGGTTTGTTCTTGCTGGCAGGTTGCGAAAATTATGCTGAAAGAACGCATGAGTCGTGGATTCAAAAACCGGCAGGTATAACCTACGATGATTCGTTTATTCATGCCAGAATTTCCTATGCAGTCCACACCGACCCGGATTTGCAGGGCAGTGATGTCGAGGTTAAAGTTGATGATGGCAATGTGCTGTTGACAGGGACAGTTGCAAATAACAACCAGATTACAAAAATCAACATGATTTCCTGGATGGTTGACGGTGTCAAGGATGTTGATAATCAAGTGGTTGTCAGATAA
- the miaA gene encoding tRNA (adenosine(37)-N6)-dimethylallyltransferase MiaA, with the protein MSEKNHLPPAIFLMGPTASGKSQIALEIAERFPVEIVSVDSAQVYRFMDIGTAKPDQVALARAPHHLIDLIDPTEHYSAARFRSDALNVMHDITSRGRIPLLVGGTMLYFQALLNGLSVLPEADEELRAVIEDEARLSGWPAMHAKLNELDAESAMRIKPTDSQRIQRALEVCMLTRRPMSEILKAPKKTVLPYRTIMLALQPSDRSQLHHRIATRFENMLRQGFVDEVLTIRKRFDVSPELPSMRCVGYRQAWLYLDRQINFKELNDMGIAATRQLAKRQLTWLRSIIRAHEVAGFDCMAGDLFGQVYKFINTFDFNKN; encoded by the coding sequence ATGTCTGAAAAAAATCATTTGCCGCCCGCCATATTTCTGATGGGGCCAACGGCCAGCGGGAAAAGTCAGATTGCGCTGGAAATCGCCGAGCGGTTTCCGGTTGAAATTGTCAGTGTTGATTCTGCACAAGTGTATCGTTTTATGGATATCGGCACCGCAAAGCCCGACCAGGTGGCGCTGGCCAGGGCGCCGCATCATCTTATCGACTTGATTGATCCAACTGAGCATTATTCCGCAGCGCGATTTCGCAGTGATGCACTGAATGTCATGCATGACATCACCAGTCGCGGCAGAATTCCCTTGCTGGTTGGCGGCACCATGCTTTATTTTCAGGCATTGTTGAACGGCCTTTCAGTTTTGCCGGAAGCAGACGAAGAATTGCGCGCTGTAATTGAAGATGAAGCCAGATTATCGGGATGGCCGGCGATGCATGCGAAACTCAATGAACTGGATGCAGAAAGCGCCATGCGTATAAAACCCACCGACAGTCAGCGTATCCAACGTGCGTTGGAAGTCTGCATGCTTACCCGTCGGCCCATGTCTGAAATCCTTAAAGCGCCGAAAAAAACCGTTTTGCCTTATCGTACCATTATGCTGGCTTTGCAGCCTTCAGACCGCAGTCAACTGCATCACCGTATCGCAACGCGTTTCGAAAATATGCTGCGCCAGGGTTTTGTCGATGAGGTGTTAACTATTCGCAAACGGTTTGATGTCAGTCCAGAATTGCCGTCAATGCGCTGTGTCGGTTACCGGCAGGCGTGGCTTTACCTGGATCGGCAGATCAATTTTAAGGAACTGAATGACATGGGCATAGCGGCAACGCGGCAACTGGCAAAGCGACAACTGACCTGGTTACGCAGTATAATACGTGCACATGAAGTTGCCGGGTTTGACTGTATGGCAGGTGATTTGTTTGGTCAGGTGTATAAATTCATAAATACATTTGATTTTAATAAAAATTGA
- a CDS encoding DNA gyrase inhibitor YacG produces the protein MKQRTVNCPQCGKSAQWNQDNPFRPFCSERCKTMDLAQWAMESYRIPDSEPSNEEREENERQAADKQ, from the coding sequence ATGAAACAACGTACCGTCAATTGTCCACAATGCGGCAAATCAGCACAGTGGAATCAAGACAACCCTTTCCGTCCCTTCTGCTCCGAGCGTTGCAAAACGATGGATCTGGCGCAATGGGCAATGGAATCGTACCGTATACCTGACTCGGAACCGTCCAACGAAGAGCGCGAAGAGAACGAACGGCAAGCGGCTGACAAACAATAA
- a CDS encoding Nudix family hydrolase, which yields MKSDSTAIVEVAAAVIMQQDGSFLLTCRPEGKPYAGYWEFPGGKVEADEAPLQALDRELQEELGIQVLQAVPWITRIFTYTHATVRLHFYRILQWHGNPWGRENQQLAWQSPQKTTVSPMLPANEPVLRALSLPPVYAITQASRIGIETALQQIEQALHHGLRMIQIREKDMDSETLSAFSNKVIARAHEMEAQVLMNSDMALSGQLGADGVHLTASQLMNLSERPDAQAGWCGASCHNSEELYQAEILGLDFVVLGPVLPTLSHPETAALGWRKFAALIRHYPLPVFALGGLGLDDLAIAQELGAHGIALMRGISEL from the coding sequence ATGAAGTCTGACTCAACGGCCATAGTAGAGGTTGCGGCGGCAGTGATTATGCAGCAAGACGGCAGTTTTTTGCTAACATGCCGTCCCGAGGGAAAGCCGTATGCCGGATACTGGGAATTTCCCGGCGGAAAAGTGGAGGCCGATGAAGCGCCACTACAAGCGCTCGACCGGGAGTTGCAGGAAGAGCTTGGCATACAGGTGCTGCAGGCCGTCCCCTGGATTACGCGTATTTTTACGTATACGCATGCCACCGTTCGTCTACATTTCTACCGCATCCTGCAATGGCACGGAAATCCCTGGGGACGTGAAAACCAGCAACTGGCCTGGCAATCGCCGCAAAAAACGACGGTTTCGCCCATGTTACCGGCGAATGAGCCGGTTCTGCGGGCCTTGTCGCTGCCGCCGGTTTATGCGATTACACAGGCATCCCGGATCGGTATAGAAACTGCTTTGCAGCAAATCGAGCAAGCGTTACATCATGGATTACGCATGATTCAGATTCGCGAAAAGGATATGGACAGTGAAACATTGTCCGCGTTTTCAAATAAAGTCATTGCACGGGCACACGAAATGGAAGCACAGGTTTTGATGAACAGCGATATGGCGTTGTCCGGTCAGTTAGGCGCCGATGGCGTGCATTTGACCGCTTCGCAATTAATGAACTTGTCTGAACGTCCTGATGCTCAAGCAGGCTGGTGCGGTGCTTCCTGCCACAATAGCGAGGAACTATATCAGGCGGAAATTTTGGGACTTGATTTTGTTGTACTGGGACCGGTTCTGCCGACTTTAAGCCACCCGGAAACGGCCGCGCTTGGGTGGCGCAAGTTTGCAGCCCTGATCCGTCATTATCCACTACCTGTATTTGCATTGGGGGGGTTGGGGCTGGATGATCTGGCAATTGCCCAGGAACTGGGTGCGCATGGTATTGCCCTGATGCGCGGTATCAGCGAACTGTAG
- a CDS encoding ATP-binding protein, giving the protein MNELEKLCSRAEILLNRLERLLPVEQPETNWQSGVAFRWRRQGDHGFIQPVINPHGITLNALHGIEAQKRQIDQNTRQFVQGFSANNVLLTGARGTGKSSLIKALLNRYADDGLRLIEVEKQHLVDLHDIVEMIYRRPERFILFCDDLSFEKDEPGYKALKVVLDGSVSTVSDNVLIYATSNRRHMVPEYMRDNLDTRHLGEEVHPSETIEEKISLSERFGLWVSFYPFDQEQYLGIVRHWLADFGIEKMTAEIRLQALQWALGRGSRSGRVAWQFARDFAGQQQSSDSESQCS; this is encoded by the coding sequence ATGAATGAGCTGGAAAAACTTTGCAGTCGTGCAGAAATACTGCTAAACCGTCTGGAGCGGCTGCTGCCGGTTGAGCAACCTGAAACAAACTGGCAGTCCGGCGTTGCTTTTCGATGGCGAAGACAAGGTGATCATGGATTTATTCAACCGGTTATAAATCCGCACGGCATTACGCTGAATGCCTTGCACGGTATCGAGGCCCAGAAGCGGCAGATTGACCAGAATACCCGTCAGTTCGTACAGGGTTTTTCTGCCAATAATGTGTTGTTGACGGGTGCGCGCGGCACAGGCAAGTCATCTTTGATCAAGGCGTTGCTGAATCGCTATGCTGATGATGGGTTGCGCCTGATTGAGGTTGAGAAACAGCATCTGGTTGATTTGCACGATATTGTGGAAATGATTTATCGTCGACCCGAACGCTTTATTTTATTTTGCGACGATCTGTCTTTCGAGAAGGATGAACCGGGATATAAAGCGCTGAAAGTCGTGCTGGATGGTTCGGTTTCCACAGTTTCCGATAATGTGCTGATTTATGCGACTTCAAACCGGCGCCATATGGTGCCTGAGTATATGCGGGATAATCTTGATACCCGCCATCTGGGTGAGGAAGTGCACCCGAGTGAAACAATCGAAGAAAAAATTTCCTTGTCGGAACGTTTTGGTTTGTGGGTATCCTTCTATCCGTTCGATCAGGAACAGTATCTGGGTATTGTGCGTCATTGGCTTGCCGATTTTGGCATAGAGAAAATGACTGCCGAAATACGTTTGCAGGCATTGCAATGGGCGCTGGGGCGTGGTTCACGCAGCGGGCGGGTGGCCTGGCAGTTTGCGCGCGATTTTGCGGGGCAGCAGCAATCAAGCGATTCCGAAAGCCAATGTTCGTAA
- the argJ gene encoding bifunctional glutamate N-acetyltransferase/amino-acid acetyltransferase ArgJ, whose amino-acid sequence MPVNIPNLSSEHLLPVPGITLGIAEAGIKKSRHRDLLVIALDRNARVAGVFTQNRFCAAPVVVAKEHLASHCTHALVVNTGNANAGTGQSGLYHARTTCEALAGLLDCQPQQILPFSTGVIMEPLPIDAIVNGLPAAVADLKVDNWFAAAQAIMTTDMVPKGVSKQIELNGETVTITGIAKGSGMIRPNMATMLGFIATDARISHSLLQEMVRYVADHSFNCITVDGDTSTNDALMLIATGCAGNAEICEPERVEFERLQEAVTSVARSLAQMIVRDGEGATKFITVQVEAGVNAVECKQVAYAIAHSPLVKTAFFASDPNLGRILAAIGYAGIDNLDVNDIQLYLDDVMVAEKGGRAPGYQEEDGQRVMKQSEITVRVVLNRGGAAATVWTCDFSYDYVKINSDYRS is encoded by the coding sequence ATGCCTGTTAATATTCCCAATTTATCTTCAGAACATTTATTGCCGGTGCCGGGTATTACGCTGGGCATTGCAGAAGCGGGTATAAAAAAAAGCCGCCATAGAGATTTGCTGGTCATTGCGCTTGATCGCAATGCCCGGGTGGCAGGTGTTTTTACACAGAATCGTTTTTGTGCTGCACCAGTCGTTGTTGCAAAAGAACATTTGGCATCCCATTGCACTCATGCGCTGGTAGTGAATACGGGAAATGCCAACGCCGGTACCGGACAATCCGGACTTTACCATGCCCGGACAACATGTGAGGCGCTGGCTGGTTTGCTCGACTGTCAGCCGCAGCAGATTCTGCCATTTTCGACCGGGGTGATCATGGAACCTTTGCCGATTGACGCCATTGTCAACGGTTTGCCGGCTGCAGTGGCAGACCTTAAAGTGGATAACTGGTTTGCAGCAGCACAGGCGATCATGACGACAGATATGGTACCCAAAGGTGTGTCGAAGCAAATCGAACTCAACGGCGAAACAGTGACCATCACGGGTATTGCCAAAGGTTCGGGCATGATTCGTCCGAATATGGCGACCATGCTTGGCTTTATTGCGACAGACGCCAGGATCAGTCATTCGCTGCTGCAGGAAATGGTGCGGTATGTTGCGGACCATTCGTTTAATTGCATTACGGTCGACGGAGACACGTCTACCAATGATGCGTTGATGTTGATTGCAACCGGCTGTGCAGGAAATGCCGAGATTTGCGAGCCAGAGCGTGTTGAGTTTGAGCGGTTGCAGGAGGCGGTTACTTCGGTTGCGCGCTCGCTGGCGCAAATGATTGTGCGCGATGGAGAAGGCGCGACCAAATTCATCACCGTACAGGTGGAAGCGGGTGTGAATGCGGTGGAATGTAAACAGGTTGCGTATGCCATTGCACATTCACCATTGGTGAAAACCGCGTTTTTCGCATCCGATCCAAATCTGGGAAGAATTCTAGCGGCAATAGGGTATGCGGGTATTGATAATCTTGATGTCAATGACATTCAGCTCTATCTCGATGATGTGATGGTCGCCGAAAAAGGCGGCCGAGCGCCGGGATACCAGGAAGAAGACGGACAGCGCGTGATGAAACAGTCCGAGATTACTGTGCGGGTCGTATTGAATCGCGGCGGCGCAGCTGCTACCGTATGGACCTGTGATTTTTCCTATGATTATGTGAAGATAAATTCGGATTATCGAAGCTGA
- a CDS encoding alpha/beta hydrolase: protein MTKVQLKHRYAGLVVLLTILVTLSGCMHQQFVSESYPRWGEEHRIARSESSEPLILRVLAPQEPVQPAACILLVHGMNEYIGRYRDVALHFSRKFLVAGFDYYAHGLSNPVLQQADKALVAGAGKQDVSQAYLSQTDLYDLDPMRRDFGRALEKTIQRCDAEGGSEKPVFIISHSLGALVTATYLMQLHSDTDWAERIQGAVFLGPGFAVSELPGWRGWLANPLIKLSFHAKTHFLNPGDEALPMLLFNQTLSLVIVPVLDGLLEVLSWPVLRNIATPSTPVWIVDYLTDSEAEKQHLRTDGWIIRRTLLRYVKGVEKEIVEFHRRMASFSVPYYLIYSGHDPVTAFWGGAAFIDATIRNHPDNAHLLLADLPYHQHLFLKEPRRSEILQHIGQWLDRRIDAQRQRETEDFNQK, encoded by the coding sequence ATGACAAAAGTACAACTCAAACACCGTTATGCCGGCTTGGTAGTGCTGTTAACGATACTGGTTACGTTATCGGGTTGTATGCATCAGCAGTTTGTCAGCGAATCCTATCCGCGTTGGGGGGAAGAGCATCGCATTGCCCGTTCTGAAAGCAGCGAACCTTTGATTTTGCGGGTTCTTGCGCCGCAGGAACCCGTTCAGCCAGCCGCATGCATTTTGCTTGTACATGGCATGAATGAGTATATTGGGCGTTACCGCGATGTTGCGCTTCATTTTTCCAGGAAATTCCTAGTTGCCGGTTTCGATTATTATGCGCATGGTTTGTCTAATCCGGTGTTGCAACAGGCGGATAAGGCATTGGTTGCAGGTGCCGGCAAACAGGACGTTAGTCAGGCTTATTTGTCGCAAACAGATTTATACGATCTCGATCCCATGCGCCGAGATTTTGGCCGCGCACTTGAAAAAACGATTCAGCGATGTGATGCTGAAGGCGGGTCTGAAAAACCGGTATTTATTATTTCGCACAGCCTCGGTGCTTTGGTGACTGCAACATACTTGATGCAGTTACACAGTGATACGGATTGGGCCGAGCGGATACAAGGTGCGGTTTTTCTCGGGCCTGGTTTTGCTGTCAGTGAATTACCGGGTTGGCGAGGCTGGCTGGCCAATCCATTGATCAAATTGTCTTTTCATGCCAAAACGCATTTTCTGAACCCCGGTGACGAAGCTTTGCCGATGTTGTTGTTCAATCAAACACTGTCGCTGGTGATAGTGCCTGTATTAGATGGTTTATTAGAGGTATTGTCATGGCCGGTGCTGCGGAATATTGCGACACCTTCGACGCCCGTGTGGATTGTGGACTATCTCACAGACAGCGAAGCAGAGAAGCAACACCTGAGAACCGATGGCTGGATTATCCGGCGCACCCTGTTGCGGTATGTCAAAGGGGTGGAAAAGGAAATTGTCGAATTTCACCGTCGGATGGCTTCATTTAGCGTCCCGTATTATTTGATTTATTCCGGACATGATCCCGTTACCGCGTTCTGGGGCGGTGCGGCGTTTATCGATGCAACAATACGCAATCATCCGGATAATGCGCATTTGCTATTGGCTGATTTGCCGTATCATCAGCATTTATTCTTGAAAGAACCGCGCAGAAGTGAAATTTTACAGCATATTGGACAGTGGCTGGATCGGCGCATTGATGCCCAACGGCAGAGAGAAACAGAAGACTTCAATCAAAAATAA
- a CDS encoding DUF4175 domain-containing protein codes for MSNIHLKQVFYTVGLFLAASIAGLWSWNTLSELFNWPPVAYKHVLAIFILLMIVRWSLFTGRRNFKPLSADNPEHLHQ; via the coding sequence ATGTCAAACATTCATTTGAAACAGGTTTTTTATACGGTTGGTTTGTTTCTAGCGGCCTCCATTGCCGGGTTATGGTCATGGAATACATTGTCGGAATTATTTAATTGGCCGCCTGTAGCGTATAAACATGTTCTTGCGATTTTTATTTTGCTCATGATTGTGAGGTGGAGCCTCTTTACGGGGCGTCGCAACTTTAAACCGTTATCCGCGGATAATCCCGAACATTTGCATCAATAA
- a CDS encoding MarR family winged helix-turn-helix transcriptional regulator, with amino-acid sequence MPERTEKEIYQIIWLIRRLFRAFAQKSGENLETFGISVADRAVMEFLYPEKKLSVPEIAKQYNVSRQHVQATVNSLLNQELVISQENPCHKRSPHIMLNENGRMLFESVLRKDEETIEVLFSHLEKNDVQITLKTLQSLLAKLN; translated from the coding sequence ATGCCGGAAAGAACCGAAAAGGAGATTTACCAGATTATCTGGCTGATACGCAGGCTTTTTCGCGCTTTTGCCCAGAAATCAGGTGAAAATCTTGAAACATTTGGTATTTCTGTTGCGGACAGGGCGGTGATGGAATTTCTTTATCCCGAGAAAAAACTCTCAGTTCCGGAAATCGCGAAGCAATATAACGTGTCCCGGCAGCATGTTCAGGCCACCGTGAATTCGCTGCTAAACCAGGAGCTGGTGATAAGCCAGGAAAATCCGTGTCACAAACGCTCTCCTCACATAATGCTCAACGAGAACGGACGTATGTTATTTGAATCCGTTTTACGGAAAGATGAAGAAACGATCGAGGTGTTGTTTTCTCATCTGGAAAAAAATGACGTGCAAATTACCCTTAAAACGCTGCAATCTTTACTTGCAAAATTGAATTGA
- a CDS encoding macro domain-containing protein: MAKHVYNGVTIECVQGNIVDQPDMGAIVNAANAELRTGGGVAGTIHRSAGPELEAECRQFAPIRPGEAVISGAHYLPNRYIIHCLGPVYGVDEPSDKLLGDCYRYALRLADENGVQSIAFPAISTGIFGYPLEPAASIAIKTTIDTLPGLINVKHVRFVLFSDADHQCFTRIIKTIAETG, encoded by the coding sequence ATGGCGAAGCATGTATACAATGGCGTGACGATTGAATGTGTTCAAGGAAATATTGTTGACCAACCGGATATGGGTGCAATCGTCAACGCAGCGAATGCCGAACTCAGAACTGGGGGTGGCGTGGCGGGCACTATCCACCGTAGTGCGGGGCCAGAACTTGAAGCTGAATGCCGGCAATTTGCACCGATTCGGCCAGGAGAAGCGGTGATAAGCGGCGCGCATTATCTGCCCAATCGCTATATCATTCATTGTCTTGGGCCGGTTTACGGTGTTGACGAGCCATCCGACAAGCTATTGGGCGACTGTTATCGATACGCGTTACGGCTGGCCGATGAAAATGGCGTTCAATCCATTGCTTTTCCGGCAATTTCTACGGGGATATTCGGCTACCCGCTGGAGCCAGCCGCCAGCATTGCGATTAAAACAACGATTGACACTCTCCCGGGTCTGATAAACGTTAAGCATGTCCGTTTTGTTTTGTTCAGCGACGCCGATCATCAGTGCTTCACGCGGATAATCAAAACGATTGCCGAAACGGGGTGA